In a single window of the Nilaparvata lugens isolate BPH chromosome 1, ASM1435652v1, whole genome shotgun sequence genome:
- the LOC111054912 gene encoding LOW QUALITY PROTEIN: bone morphogenetic protein receptor type-1B (The sequence of the model RefSeq protein was modified relative to this genomic sequence to represent the inferred CDS: inserted 2 bases in 1 codon): MVVGDIGSGKGGGGGVAEGGGGGAKREPLVCYCEGHCPNPEVYNGTCEAREGSQCFSAVEEVYNSDTRTYEPERTYGCLPPDEQGLMQCKGYLPPHQVGKSIECCNSGNQCNKSLKPMYHPRSTVPPPPSFIFKEALPFVLLISVTLLFFIVFLLIISFFYFRFKKREENRQSYLMKDHSNAYSVKPNNHLTDSIEASSGSGSGLLLLVKRTIAKQIQMERLVGKGRFGEVWLANWKGGEXVAVKVFVTTEEASWFRETEIYRSVLMRHENILAFIAADIKGTGMWTQMLLITEYHELGSLHDYLKTTVVDPSALLSLAFSAASGLSHLHTEIFGTQGKQAIAHRDIKSKNILVKRNRECAIADFGLAVRYKSETNEIDIAANTRVGTRRYMAPEVLDESIDTKMFDAFKSADMYSMGLVFWEMCRRCATTRGSDKWNMQAEDYALPYHDVVPSDPSFEDMYEVVCARKLRPVIPPRWNENEVLRTLSNLMQECWHQNPAARLTSLRVKKSLCKLKGDTGIKII; this comes from the exons TTGTTGGCGACATTGGCAGTGGCAAAGGCGGCGGAGGCGGGGTCGCCGAAGGGGGCGGGGGCGGAGCCAAGCGGGAGCCGCTGGTGTGCTACTGCGAGGGCCACTGCCCCAACCCGGAAGTGTACAACGGCACGTGTGAGGCGCGCGAAGGCTCGCAGTGCTTCAGTGCCGTAGAGGAGGTCTACAACTCGGACACCAGGACGTACGAGCCCGAACGCACCTATGGATGTTTGCCGCCTGACGAACAGGGTCTCATGCAG TGCAAAGGCTACCTGCCACCGCACCAAGTGGGCAAGTCGATAGAGTGCTGCAACTCGGGGAACCAGTGCAACAAGAGCCTGAAGCCAATGTACCATCCTCGCAGCACTGTACCTCCGCCTCCCTCCTTCATCTTCAAGGAGGCCCTTCCCTTCGTGCTCCTCATCTCTGTCACTCTACTCTTCTTCATAGTCTTCCTCTTAATCATCTCTTTTTTCTACTTCAG GTttaagaaaagagaagaaaatcgACAATCGTATCTGATGAAAGATCATAGTAATGCCTATTCTGTTAAACCCAACAATCATCTAACTGATAGCATAGAAGCAAGCTCAGGATCTGGATCAGGTCTACTACTTCTG GTGAAGCGCACAATAGCCAAGCAGATCCAGATGGAGAGGCTGGTGGGTAAGGGGCGGTTCGGGGAGGTGTGGCTGGCCAATTGGAAGGGGGGAGA TGTGGCCGTCAAGGTGTTTGTCACCACTGAGGAGGCCAGCTGGTTCCGCGAGACTGAAATTTACAGATCGGTGCTTATGCGACACGAAAATATACTCG CGTTCATAGCAGCCGACATCAAGGGCACAGGCATGTGGACACAGATGCTGCTGATCACTGAATACCATGAGTTGGGTTCGCTACACGACTACCTGAAGACGACGGTGGTGGACCCGTCGGCGCTGCTCAGCCTGGCCTTCTCGGCGGCCAGCGGCCTGTCGCATCTGCACACCGAGATATTCGGCACGCAGGGCAAGCAGGCCATCGCGCACCGCGACATCAAGAGCAAGAACATACTGGTCAAGCGCAACCGCGAGTGCGCAATCGCCGACTTTGGCCTAGCCGTTAGATATAAGAG TGAGACGAATGAGATAGATATTGCAGCCAATACACGAGTGGGAACGAGAAGGTACATGGCTCCTGAAGTTCTCGATGAATCAATTGACACAAAAATGTTCGACGCGTTCAAAAGTGCAGACATGTACTCTATGGGTCTCGTGTTCTGGGAGATGTGCAG ACGGTGTGCGACAACAAGAGGCAGCGACAAGTGGAACATGCAGGCAGAGGACTACGCGCTGCCCTATCATGACGTGGTCCCCAGTGACCCCTCCTTTGAAGACATGTACGAAGTGGTGTGCGCCAGGAAGCTCAGGCCTGTCATTCCACCCAGGTGGAATGAGAATGAG GTGCTAAGGACACTTTCGAATTTAATGCAGGAGTGCTGGCACCAGAATCCAGCCGCTAGACTGACGTCACTTCGTGTGAAAAAGTCTCTTTGTAAATTAAAAGGTGACACGGGCATAAAAATAATTTAG